One genomic segment of Paenibacillus xylanexedens includes these proteins:
- a CDS encoding beta-ketoacyl-[acyl-carrier-protein] synthase family protein — translation MSDRENTNTKDRVVITGMGVLCALGDHPQMVYERMLAAVTGIREVTRFDTDKLQSSLAGQLEDSIREGVLAGTAELSMDLCARYAIAAARKALIDSGLSIAHADNMKHHDREKGTGGKPSVLPARIGLTLGTCNGGVLSLEEQWNLSELDVDHTSRYPFYQQGDDAARVLGVAGPVATLNTACAASGNAIGYASDLIRWGYADVMLAGGSDPLSHSVYAGFNVLRALNSRPSSPFSTQYGLNLGEGAAFVVLERLDAALERDATIYAELCAYGLSNDAHHMTASHPEGAGIQRAVDMAISLAGVSKTDIEYVNAHGTGTQANDRAEISGLQGSFGPNLSIPISSSKAYFGHTLGTSAALELVTSLYAIRQGYVPATLHFEEAREGCEDVDIIQHSMRPMRPEYMICNNSGFGGHNVSLVLRTNGIEEERYSSVQNPERENSLAGHPGEEVPRRRVVITGVGAVSKGDIRKGNVLGAFGKGTEQVTETSFFSLKDYDKSKYERRMNQLTQNTIGAVLAAMEDAALGESQREHTGFIYGTARGSTSSISNFLESVFVKGPEYASTIYFPHTVINSIAGQTAEKLQFKGFNSSFSTGGNEGLTAALYATGKIREGALTSCLIGAGDERSQLAEDIDRAKGLQDSRYEMTEGSVCMVLSDLEEADHTRSGIYAELSGLGVASGAAQDASRQSEALIRAVTDALHEAETSMGQMDLILLNSVGRPGELELEQSAISSMGKGKVAPFVPIMTLNACTGYGESYSSMLHLAAAAELVSPGAMHELAKGTYAHLGLPERSSAYQHILTISSTVNGSYSAAIVSSVAE, via the coding sequence ATGAGCGACAGAGAGAATACCAACACGAAGGATCGTGTCGTGATTACAGGAATGGGCGTATTATGCGCGCTCGGCGATCACCCGCAGATGGTATATGAGCGTATGCTTGCTGCTGTGACCGGAATTCGGGAAGTAACCCGCTTCGACACGGATAAGTTACAGAGTTCACTTGCAGGTCAGTTGGAGGATTCCATCCGTGAAGGAGTACTTGCAGGCACAGCGGAGCTATCCATGGACTTATGTGCACGGTATGCCATCGCTGCTGCGAGGAAAGCGTTAATCGATAGTGGCCTTTCAATAGCACATGCGGATAACATGAAGCATCACGACAGGGAAAAAGGAACAGGTGGAAAGCCATCCGTTCTTCCTGCGCGGATCGGACTCACGCTGGGTACGTGTAACGGTGGAGTTCTATCTTTGGAAGAGCAGTGGAACCTGTCTGAGTTGGACGTTGATCATACGTCCCGGTATCCATTTTATCAGCAGGGCGATGATGCAGCGCGAGTTCTGGGTGTGGCAGGTCCGGTCGCAACGTTAAATACGGCATGTGCTGCGAGTGGCAATGCCATAGGCTATGCAAGTGATCTCATTCGCTGGGGGTATGCCGATGTGATGCTCGCTGGTGGATCTGACCCATTGTCGCATAGTGTATATGCCGGATTTAATGTACTCCGTGCACTTAATTCACGTCCCTCTTCACCCTTCAGCACCCAATACGGATTGAACTTGGGAGAAGGTGCAGCCTTTGTTGTATTGGAGAGACTGGACGCTGCACTTGAGCGTGATGCAACGATCTATGCTGAATTATGTGCCTATGGGTTGAGTAACGATGCCCATCATATGACGGCTTCTCACCCGGAAGGTGCAGGTATACAACGTGCAGTGGATATGGCGATCAGCCTTGCCGGAGTATCCAAAACAGATATTGAATACGTAAACGCACACGGGACTGGAACACAGGCGAATGATCGTGCTGAAATTAGTGGTCTGCAGGGTAGTTTCGGGCCTAATCTGTCGATTCCTATCAGCTCAAGCAAAGCCTATTTTGGTCATACATTAGGTACTTCGGCTGCATTGGAGCTGGTTACCTCGCTCTACGCTATCAGGCAAGGATACGTTCCCGCTACGCTTCATTTTGAAGAAGCTCGCGAAGGCTGCGAGGATGTTGATATCATTCAACATTCGATGCGTCCGATGCGCCCGGAATATATGATCTGCAACAATTCTGGCTTCGGAGGACACAATGTGTCGCTTGTGCTGCGTACAAATGGAATTGAAGAAGAGCGGTATTCGAGCGTGCAGAATCCTGAACGTGAGAATTCACTTGCAGGGCATCCGGGCGAGGAAGTCCCCCGACGACGTGTTGTCATTACTGGAGTGGGTGCCGTCAGCAAAGGGGATATCCGTAAGGGGAATGTACTCGGGGCTTTTGGTAAGGGCACCGAACAGGTAACGGAAACGTCCTTCTTCTCCTTAAAAGATTACGATAAGAGCAAATATGAGCGCAGAATGAACCAGCTCACACAGAATACGATTGGTGCAGTTCTTGCAGCGATGGAGGATGCAGCGCTGGGCGAGTCTCAGCGGGAACATACGGGCTTTATCTACGGTACAGCACGAGGAAGCACGAGCAGTATTTCGAACTTTCTGGAATCTGTATTTGTCAAAGGCCCGGAGTATGCAAGTACGATCTATTTCCCGCATACGGTCATTAATTCCATTGCTGGTCAGACGGCTGAGAAATTGCAATTTAAGGGATTCAATAGCTCCTTCAGCACAGGAGGCAACGAGGGATTGACTGCCGCATTGTATGCAACGGGCAAGATACGAGAGGGAGCCCTGACATCTTGTCTGATTGGTGCTGGAGATGAACGATCCCAGCTTGCGGAGGATATCGACCGGGCCAAAGGATTGCAGGACAGCCGTTACGAGATGACGGAAGGCAGTGTCTGTATGGTCCTCAGTGATCTGGAAGAAGCTGATCATACGCGATCCGGGATCTATGCGGAATTGAGTGGACTCGGTGTTGCTTCTGGCGCAGCACAGGACGCTTCGAGACAGAGCGAGGCGTTGATCCGGGCAGTTACCGATGCACTCCATGAAGCTGAAACCAGCATGGGGCAAATGGATCTGATTTTGCTCAACTCAGTGGGACGTCCCGGTGAATTGGAATTAGAGCAGAGCGCCATATCCTCGATGGGGAAAGGTAAGGTCGCACCATTCGTGCCGATCATGACCCTTAATGCGTGCACTGGTTATGGAGAATCGTACAGTTCGATGTTACACCTCGCGGCGGCTGCAGAGCTTGTAAGCCCGGGAGCCATGCACGAACTTGCCAAAGGTACCTACGCCCATCTGGGCCTGCCTGAGCGATCTTCTGCATACCAGCATATTTTGACCATCAGCTCTACAGTGAATGGCAGTTATTCTGCGGCAATCGTCAGTAGCGTCGCTGAGTGA
- a CDS encoding NHLP bacteriocin export ABC transporter permease/ATPase subunit yields MAEPIRTKMESFFTKVGTIHDVEGNNPILITDENSVWYVASGYVDVFAVVMEGENAGTRHKRRYMFSLENGALLFGFDNGQMVERMGLLLTASVGTKVFRIDKELLLNRRVNGQWDNEWLASRVDQWVGSWSAALNVRNSPLEFTLLEPGEDQNLIPDQTWRPMRTVWIKVQDGTILWGKEHPVTTEDAYYIPVTSSGWLETQQAAVVDVRATQSWLPTDPSLHGLYAFHRLIASRLSIVVAKERLQEQERLQQRTEHDDSLMDHALKKLIAVTGPDEQQVVSFYSTDPLYPVGKIVGDYAGIVMKPVTRKLKSQSKRSPVQEMAEASGVRSRQVALKGEWWEADNGPLVGYLETSGEPIALIPAGANSYRWENPMHGENGFVNDEMAATIQPMAYMFYRPFPARELGIKDLLQYGAHHSVRRDLVMVILMGALAGLLGIMVPLASGILVDTIIPESYRGPLVQMAFILIAVVLSIALFRLAGSLAALRMEGRVENAVQAAIWDRLLNLPVSFFRNYSAGDLASRAGSINAIRQLLSGAVISSLLTGVFSIFQFALLFRYSPVLALVAGGLVLISMSFTFAIGLLQVRYQRRLLELQGQIAGTVLQLLNGMSKFRMAAAENRAFFLWARAFAEQKKWSYKVRMLDSFSSVFQAFFPLLTSMVLFYLVVSTRSEMSAGQFIAFFAAFTSFLMAMLGMATALLSVVNIVPLYERAKPILKTLPEIHDQLEDPGEVSGAIEIRHIQFRYEEDQALVLNDLSMDIKSGQYVAFVGASGCGKSTLMRLLLGFEQPQSGSIYFDGQDLRSLDISLLRSQFGVVLQNSKLMSGDIFTNITGTSDLTIQDAWEAAAMAGFDDDIRSMPMGMHTVISEGGGTLSGGQRQRLMIARAIAKRPKILFFDEATSALDNRTQRIVSQSLSKLQVTRIVIAHRLSTITQADHIYVFDKGRIIQSGTYQELMEQNGLFAELASRQLA; encoded by the coding sequence GTGGCAGAGCCGATCAGGACGAAAATGGAGTCATTTTTTACAAAGGTTGGAACGATTCATGATGTGGAAGGAAATAACCCTATTCTGATCACGGATGAGAACAGTGTGTGGTACGTGGCTTCCGGTTACGTGGATGTATTCGCTGTAGTCATGGAAGGAGAGAACGCCGGAACAAGACATAAACGCCGTTATATGTTCAGTCTGGAAAATGGAGCGCTTTTGTTCGGCTTTGACAATGGTCAGATGGTGGAGCGAATGGGCTTGTTGTTAACAGCGTCTGTCGGTACCAAAGTATTCCGGATAGATAAGGAGTTACTCCTGAACCGAAGAGTAAACGGCCAGTGGGATAACGAGTGGCTGGCATCCAGGGTAGATCAGTGGGTGGGTAGCTGGTCGGCAGCACTGAATGTACGGAATTCACCACTTGAATTTACACTGTTGGAACCTGGGGAAGATCAGAATCTGATACCTGATCAGACCTGGAGGCCGATGCGTACCGTCTGGATTAAAGTACAGGATGGCACGATACTCTGGGGGAAAGAACATCCCGTTACTACAGAAGATGCTTATTACATACCCGTAACGTCCTCGGGTTGGCTGGAAACGCAACAAGCGGCTGTCGTCGATGTAAGAGCAACACAGTCCTGGTTACCCACAGATCCGTCACTTCACGGGTTATATGCGTTTCATCGATTAATCGCCAGCAGGCTGTCAATCGTCGTTGCCAAGGAACGCTTGCAGGAACAGGAACGGTTGCAACAACGTACAGAGCATGATGATTCCTTAATGGACCATGCGCTCAAAAAACTGATTGCCGTTACCGGGCCGGATGAGCAGCAAGTTGTCTCCTTTTATTCTACTGATCCGCTTTACCCCGTAGGCAAGATCGTTGGGGACTATGCTGGTATCGTGATGAAGCCTGTTACACGAAAATTAAAAAGCCAATCGAAGCGTTCACCTGTCCAGGAGATGGCGGAAGCTTCCGGTGTGCGTTCCCGCCAGGTCGCACTTAAAGGGGAATGGTGGGAAGCGGACAATGGACCGCTTGTTGGATACCTGGAGACATCAGGCGAGCCAATTGCATTAATCCCGGCAGGGGCCAATTCTTATCGCTGGGAGAATCCAATGCACGGGGAAAATGGGTTCGTTAATGATGAAATGGCGGCTACCATACAGCCGATGGCGTACATGTTTTACCGGCCTTTTCCTGCGCGTGAGCTTGGCATCAAAGACCTGCTTCAGTATGGTGCTCACCACTCGGTTCGTCGGGATCTCGTGATGGTGATTCTGATGGGGGCACTGGCTGGATTACTGGGCATTATGGTCCCGCTCGCCAGCGGTATTCTGGTGGATACCATTATACCGGAGTCTTATCGAGGGCCGTTGGTACAGATGGCCTTTATCCTCATCGCGGTCGTGTTATCGATTGCCTTGTTCCGACTCGCAGGTTCACTTGCCGCGCTGCGTATGGAAGGACGCGTGGAGAATGCGGTTCAGGCTGCCATCTGGGATCGATTGCTGAATCTGCCGGTTTCGTTCTTCCGAAACTATTCAGCCGGGGATTTGGCTTCCAGAGCGGGAAGCATCAATGCGATTCGGCAGCTGTTATCCGGTGCAGTAATCAGTTCGCTGCTAACAGGTGTGTTCTCCATTTTTCAATTTGCATTATTGTTTCGGTATAGTCCTGTTCTTGCCTTGGTGGCGGGTGGTCTTGTCCTCATCTCCATGTCATTTACCTTTGCGATTGGCCTGCTACAGGTACGATACCAGCGCCGATTGTTGGAGCTTCAGGGACAGATTGCCGGAACAGTACTTCAGCTATTGAACGGAATGAGCAAATTTCGGATGGCAGCAGCCGAGAACCGGGCTTTCTTCTTGTGGGCCAGGGCATTTGCGGAGCAGAAAAAGTGGTCCTATAAAGTTCGGATGCTGGATAGCTTCTCCAGTGTATTTCAAGCCTTTTTCCCATTGCTGACATCAATGGTGTTGTTCTACCTGGTGGTATCTACCCGTTCAGAAATGTCGGCAGGACAGTTTATCGCCTTTTTCGCTGCATTTACCAGCTTCCTTATGGCCATGCTCGGTATGGCTACAGCACTATTATCCGTGGTGAACATTGTTCCATTATATGAACGAGCCAAACCCATTCTCAAAACGTTACCTGAAATCCATGATCAGTTGGAAGATCCGGGTGAGGTGAGTGGAGCGATCGAGATTCGCCATATCCAGTTCCGGTATGAAGAGGATCAGGCACTTGTGTTGAACGACCTGTCGATGGATATCAAATCAGGACAATATGTAGCCTTTGTCGGGGCATCAGGCTGTGGAAAGTCTACCTTGATGCGACTGTTACTGGGTTTCGAACAACCTCAGAGCGGCTCTATTTATTTCGATGGTCAGGATTTGCGTTCGCTTGATATCAGCTTGCTTCGGAGTCAGTTCGGCGTGGTGTTGCAAAATAGCAAACTGATGTCCGGTGATATCTTCACAAATATCACAGGAACGTCGGATCTAACGATTCAGGATGCTTGGGAGGCCGCAGCCATGGCTGGATTCGATGATGACATCCGCAGTATGCCGATGGGCATGCATACCGTAATTTCCGAAGGTGGAGGTACACTGTCTGGTGGACAACGGCAGCGTTTAATGATTGCCAGAGCCATTGCCAAACGGCCGAAGATTCTCTTTTTTGACGAGGCAACAAGTGCATTGGACAACCGAACACAGCGTATTGTCAGCCAAAGCCTCAGCAAGCTGCAGGTGACAAGGATTGTGATTGCACACCGGCTCAGTACGATTACGCAAGCGGATCATATCTATGTATTTGATAAAGGGAGAATCATTCAGTCTGGCACCTATCAGGAGCTGATGGAGCAGAACGGGCTCTTCGCGGAACTGGCCAGCCGTCAGCTGGCCTGA
- a CDS encoding dicarboxylate/amino acid:cation symporter — MSRKTAFSLKWIKSFWMIVLGMVSGIAAGIYVPELAHAISRFGDLYLSFLKMCVIPIMMTAIISSIGSLFIQSGAMKMIVRMGMVYALALIFCGLLGLGLGGIGRPGAGLPEESKHVLGAIVYDLSADNSALSIEEKPQGIFSFLLNMIPSNIFTALTENNTLQILFFSVIVGVAVGMMRTPQGDDVLKIADVLFGAFQKVISWSMYALPFALFCMMAGQFATLNLDILPAMMKLIMMFYISSVILIVLSIVIMAVTLRKPVRVVLSALKDALILAFGTRNSIATVPTCMEALSMKLQQDPRIVQLVVPLGMIMCRYSMVLVYTLGITFTVQLYDFDFTLSQWIVVLAGAVVISIAGAGSPGVVSIGMIAVIAEMLGLPSEVTIILLLAMNPIVDPIITAANVSIQCLTTSLLSARKDNYDHYQTANTPGQVEV; from the coding sequence GTGTCAAGGAAGACAGCTTTCTCATTGAAGTGGATCAAATCATTCTGGATGATTGTACTCGGTATGGTATCCGGAATTGCGGCAGGTATATATGTACCGGAATTAGCTCATGCGATATCGCGGTTTGGAGATCTGTACTTGTCCTTTCTGAAGATGTGTGTCATTCCCATTATGATGACCGCCATTATCTCCAGTATTGGCAGTCTGTTTATCCAGAGCGGAGCGATGAAGATGATCGTTCGTATGGGCATGGTATATGCCTTGGCGTTGATATTCTGCGGTCTGCTAGGTCTCGGTCTTGGTGGAATCGGCCGTCCGGGCGCAGGGCTTCCAGAAGAATCCAAACATGTACTTGGGGCGATTGTATACGATCTGAGCGCCGATAACAGTGCCCTGTCCATCGAAGAGAAGCCGCAGGGGATATTTTCGTTTTTGCTTAACATGATTCCATCCAATATATTCACAGCGCTGACGGAAAACAATACGCTGCAAATCTTGTTTTTTTCCGTGATCGTTGGGGTGGCAGTCGGCATGATGCGGACACCGCAGGGAGATGACGTGCTGAAGATTGCTGATGTATTGTTTGGAGCGTTTCAAAAGGTGATCTCCTGGTCCATGTACGCATTGCCTTTTGCACTCTTCTGTATGATGGCAGGGCAGTTCGCAACACTAAATTTGGATATTCTACCTGCCATGATGAAGTTGATCATGATGTTTTACATTTCCAGCGTGATTCTGATTGTGCTATCTATTGTGATCATGGCTGTAACATTGCGGAAGCCTGTCCGGGTCGTCCTGTCTGCATTGAAGGATGCGTTAATTCTGGCATTCGGTACACGGAATAGTATCGCCACCGTTCCAACCTGTATGGAGGCACTGAGTATGAAGCTTCAGCAAGATCCGCGTATCGTTCAATTGGTCGTACCCCTGGGCATGATCATGTGCCGTTACAGTATGGTGCTTGTGTATACGCTTGGCATCACCTTTACGGTCCAATTGTATGATTTTGACTTTACGTTGTCGCAGTGGATCGTGGTGCTTGCAGGGGCTGTGGTGATATCGATTGCTGGTGCAGGCTCCCCGGGTGTTGTCTCTATTGGCATGATCGCGGTTATTGCGGAGATGCTCGGTCTGCCTTCCGAGGTCACCATCATTCTGCTTTTGGCTATGAATCCAATTGTTGATCCTATCATTACGGCTGCGAATGTATCCATACAATGTCTAACCACTTCACTATTGTCAGCCAGAAAGGATAACTATGATCACTATCAAACGGCTAACACTCCAGGACAGGTTGAAGTATAA
- a CDS encoding GNAT family N-acetyltransferase, which produces MFQWLYKQVEQSLNDPMESERFMLIGAESQGVPVGLLVLEQRGGYGHAVLQCIFVSKPWRRQKIATSLLQEARILCMEKEMATLSLSYYSDKSSTDTIEALLHKEGWIQPQCESVVFHIHLGSGIAEATWLRERAIPNGLELFLWADQEEGQLRQSIETGEHDFPSFLSPFKTFAPLEPSNSFGIQSTQGVQGWSMTYRLDEDTILYDALYIAPEYQQFGLAFQMLGRSIRVQTEAGIPHAMFTVNQSTPIMMKLSRQWLAPYSWKTSEKRSSYIRLG; this is translated from the coding sequence ATGTTTCAGTGGTTATACAAACAAGTGGAACAGAGCTTGAATGACCCAATGGAATCTGAACGGTTCATGTTAATCGGAGCAGAATCGCAAGGTGTCCCCGTGGGCCTGCTTGTGCTTGAGCAGCGGGGTGGATACGGGCATGCAGTCTTACAGTGTATCTTCGTATCGAAGCCATGGAGAAGGCAAAAAATCGCTACATCGTTGCTCCAGGAAGCACGAATTTTATGTATGGAGAAAGAAATGGCTACGCTCTCTCTGAGCTATTACTCTGACAAGTCTTCGACGGATACGATCGAAGCTTTATTGCATAAGGAAGGCTGGATACAGCCTCAATGTGAATCAGTCGTTTTCCATATCCATCTTGGAAGCGGAATTGCTGAGGCGACCTGGTTAAGGGAACGAGCTATCCCCAATGGGCTGGAGTTATTTCTATGGGCAGATCAGGAAGAGGGGCAACTTAGACAATCCATTGAAACAGGAGAGCATGATTTCCCTTCATTTTTGTCTCCGTTCAAAACCTTTGCTCCCCTGGAACCAAGCAACAGCTTTGGTATTCAATCCACACAGGGAGTTCAGGGGTGGTCGATGACGTATCGACTGGACGAGGACACGATCTTGTATGATGCACTGTATATTGCGCCGGAATATCAACAGTTCGGTCTGGCCTTTCAGATGCTGGGCAGATCCATCCGGGTTCAAACGGAGGCAGGCATCCCCCACGCGATGTTCACAGTTAACCAAAGTACACCAATCATGATGAAGCTTTCCCGGCAGTGGCTTGCACCGTATTCCTGGAAGACGAGTGAGAAGCGAAGCAGTTATATCCGATTGGGATAA
- a CDS encoding NHLP bacteriocin system secretion protein, with translation MNKQVFRKVALERLSSPEQLDNLVRVTSPRGWLMLIGAGLILAAALYWGIFGTMTTRAEGQGVLIRPGGLKTVHTSSEGAISDIAVVENDTVQQGEVIGRIEQPALLDQIRQTKLAITNLQSASSQGKSGRVAELGKLKQQQEQQLLNYEYQTQVVSPYTGKVTEVLVKNGMYVGEGTEMFRMETYGSQTDELIGVMYVPVNQGKQLLPGMEVRVSPSTVNREEYGSMIGQVVSVSEFPVTVQELQSTLGNEGLVEQMASQGLSLEVRVNLSPNSELSSGYNWTTKQGPPVRLNSGMTVDGTITVHSQRPIATVIPYFK, from the coding sequence ATGAATAAACAGGTTTTTCGAAAAGTAGCCCTTGAGCGGCTGTCTTCTCCTGAACAGCTGGATAATCTGGTACGTGTCACCTCTCCCCGCGGCTGGTTGATGCTCATCGGAGCAGGTTTAATTCTGGCAGCTGCGCTGTATTGGGGAATCTTTGGCACCATGACCACGAGGGCAGAAGGACAGGGTGTATTGATTCGGCCGGGCGGCCTAAAAACGGTACACACCTCTTCAGAAGGCGCAATCTCCGATATTGCAGTGGTGGAGAATGATACGGTTCAGCAAGGAGAGGTGATTGGTCGGATCGAGCAACCGGCATTGCTTGACCAGATCAGGCAAACGAAGCTTGCTATCACCAATCTGCAAAGTGCCTCATCTCAAGGCAAGTCAGGGCGTGTTGCGGAGCTGGGCAAGTTAAAACAGCAGCAGGAGCAGCAGTTACTGAACTATGAGTACCAGACTCAAGTGGTCAGTCCTTACACAGGAAAGGTCACCGAGGTGTTAGTTAAGAATGGGATGTATGTGGGTGAAGGAACGGAGATGTTCCGGATGGAGACCTACGGGTCTCAGACGGATGAATTAATAGGGGTTATGTATGTGCCCGTAAATCAAGGCAAGCAGTTACTTCCGGGCATGGAAGTCCGTGTCTCGCCAAGTACCGTCAATCGTGAAGAATATGGCTCCATGATCGGGCAGGTCGTATCGGTATCTGAATTTCCCGTAACGGTACAGGAGTTACAGTCTACATTGGGTAACGAGGGTCTTGTGGAGCAGATGGCCTCGCAAGGTCTCTCGCTGGAAGTGCGCGTGAATCTCTCGCCTAACTCGGAGTTGTCGAGTGGATATAACTGGACAACGAAACAAGGTCCGCCTGTGCGTCTGAATAGCGGAATGACGGTGGATGGAACCATTACGGTTCATTCGCAGCGACCGATTGCAACCGTCATTCCCTATTTCAAATGA
- a CDS encoding NHLP family bacteriocin export ABC transporter peptidase/permease/ATPase subunit, with protein MAPRRVKTPTVLQMEAVECGAASLSIVLSYYKSFIPLEELRISCGVSRDGSKANNILKAARQYGMEAKGYRKNPEDLRNMPWPVIIHWNFNHFLVLEGIQKDRVFLNDPVTGPREITFEELDQSFTGVVLTMKPAEGYVPQGKTSSLLSSLSSRIKGSEKALVYAIIAGLFLVLPGLVIPVFSKIFIDQVLLGHLNNWLFPLLVGMGITALLRALLIWLQRYYLLRLEMKLALSSSSRFFWHVLRLPIEFFSQRHSGDIASRVAINDRVAQLLSGQLAVAALNCVMILFYLLLMLQYSVLLAVVTVGVSLLNVIFMQFITRKRNDQNLRLLQESGKMQGVSMNGLQVIETLKSNSSESDFFVKWSGYQAKLLQSNQQFGVSNQFLMSVPTLLTSLGAVAVLFFGGFQVMDGALTIGSLVAFQSLAASFSQPVNEMVMLAGTIQEAGGSMKRLDDVLQYPVDRQIQSDLDEADEQKDSAKLSGQVQISNLTYGYSKLEAPLIDQFNLSIQPGMKVALVGGSGSGKSTIAKLIAGIYEPWEGDIRFDDLRRDEISRHRMGNSLAVVDQEIVLLEGTIKENITFWDATIPETDVVRAAKDAVIHDHIAERSGGYDHMISENGGNFSGGQRQRLEIARALSGNPSILILDEATSALDPATEKLVDDSLRRRGLTCITVAHRLSTIRDADEIIVLERGKIIERGTHTFLMEQNGYYTRLIQSQ; from the coding sequence GTGGCCCCAAGAAGAGTGAAAACGCCGACGGTATTACAAATGGAAGCTGTAGAATGCGGAGCTGCCTCACTGTCGATCGTACTTTCCTATTACAAAAGTTTCATTCCACTGGAGGAGCTTCGGATATCCTGTGGCGTGTCCCGTGATGGCAGTAAAGCGAACAATATTCTCAAGGCAGCAAGGCAATATGGAATGGAAGCCAAAGGGTACCGTAAAAATCCCGAGGATCTGAGAAACATGCCATGGCCGGTCATCATCCACTGGAACTTCAATCACTTTCTAGTATTGGAGGGCATTCAGAAGGATCGGGTGTTCCTCAATGATCCGGTTACGGGCCCACGGGAGATTACCTTTGAGGAATTGGATCAGTCGTTCACGGGTGTTGTACTGACGATGAAGCCTGCGGAGGGTTATGTCCCACAAGGCAAAACGTCAAGTCTGCTTAGCTCTCTCTCCAGTCGAATCAAAGGTTCGGAGAAGGCACTGGTCTATGCGATTATAGCAGGATTGTTTCTGGTTCTGCCCGGTCTGGTCATTCCGGTGTTCAGCAAAATCTTTATTGATCAGGTGTTGCTGGGACATCTGAACAATTGGTTATTCCCGCTTCTGGTTGGTATGGGAATAACGGCGCTACTGCGTGCATTGCTCATTTGGCTGCAGCGCTACTACTTGCTCAGACTGGAGATGAAACTGGCTTTAAGCTCATCCAGTCGTTTTTTCTGGCATGTACTCCGGTTGCCGATTGAATTTTTTTCCCAACGGCATAGCGGAGACATCGCATCAAGGGTGGCCATCAATGATCGGGTCGCGCAGCTGTTGTCAGGACAGCTGGCAGTCGCTGCACTGAATTGTGTCATGATTCTGTTTTATCTGCTCCTCATGTTGCAGTACAGTGTATTGCTAGCTGTAGTTACGGTAGGGGTATCCCTGCTTAATGTTATATTCATGCAATTCATCACGCGTAAGCGCAACGATCAGAATCTGCGCCTGTTGCAGGAAAGCGGCAAGATGCAGGGTGTCTCCATGAATGGACTTCAGGTTATTGAGACGTTGAAGTCCAATAGCTCTGAGTCTGATTTTTTCGTCAAATGGTCAGGTTATCAGGCAAAACTGTTGCAATCCAATCAGCAATTTGGCGTATCCAATCAGTTTCTGATGTCTGTTCCCACACTGTTGACCAGTCTGGGGGCTGTTGCCGTGTTATTTTTTGGCGGTTTTCAAGTCATGGACGGGGCGTTGACCATTGGTTCGTTGGTCGCTTTTCAAAGTCTTGCGGCAAGCTTCAGTCAGCCTGTGAATGAGATGGTCATGCTGGCAGGAACGATTCAGGAAGCAGGAGGAAGCATGAAACGTTTGGATGACGTGTTGCAATATCCGGTGGATCGTCAGATTCAATCGGATCTGGATGAAGCAGACGAACAGAAGGACAGTGCCAAGTTATCCGGTCAGGTACAGATCAGTAATCTGACATACGGATACAGCAAGCTGGAGGCACCGTTAATTGATCAGTTTAATCTGTCTATTCAGCCAGGTATGAAGGTGGCTCTGGTTGGCGGTTCGGGCAGCGGAAAATCCACGATTGCAAAGCTGATTGCCGGAATATATGAACCGTGGGAAGGTGATATTCGATTTGATGATCTGCGTCGGGATGAGATCTCCAGGCATCGGATGGGCAATTCCCTGGCCGTTGTGGATCAGGAGATTGTGCTGCTTGAAGGCACGATCAAGGAAAATATTACATTCTGGGATGCAACGATTCCAGAGACGGATGTCGTTCGTGCAGCCAAAGATGCCGTCATTCATGACCATATCGCAGAACGTAGCGGTGGGTATGACCACATGATTTCGGAGAATGGCGGTAACTTCAGCGGAGGACAGCGGCAGCGGCTGGAAATAGCCAGAGCCCTTTCAGGCAATCCGTCGATTTTGATCCTGGATGAGGCGACGAGTGCACTTGATCCGGCAACAGAGAAATTGGTCGATGACAGTCTTCGGCGCAGAGGTCTGACCTGTATTACGGTGGCTCACCGTTTGAGTACCATCCGGGATGCCGATGAGATTATTGTACTGGAACGCGGGAAGATAATTGAACGGGGAACGCATACGTTTTTGATGGAGCAAAACGGATATTACACCCGTCTTATTCAGAGTCAGTAA